One window from the genome of uncultured Tateyamaria sp. encodes:
- a CDS encoding gamma carbonic anhydrase family protein, with translation MTRYALGKNRPQIAKDTWVAPDANLIGKVILEEAASVWFGCTIRADHEYIRIGTGTNVQENCVMHIDLGFPLTIGAGCTIGHKVMLHGCTIGDNSLIGMGATVLNGARVGKDCLIGAGALITEGKQIPDGSLVMGVPGKVVRALDEQAIQGLRASALHYQDNMRRFRDTMVEVTG, from the coding sequence ATGACCCGTTACGCTTTGGGCAAAAATCGTCCCCAGATCGCAAAAGACACCTGGGTCGCGCCTGACGCCAATCTAATCGGCAAGGTGATCCTGGAAGAAGCGGCCAGCGTGTGGTTTGGCTGCACGATCCGCGCCGATCATGAATACATCCGCATCGGCACCGGCACCAATGTGCAGGAAAACTGTGTGATGCATATCGACCTGGGCTTTCCCCTGACCATCGGGGCCGGCTGTACCATCGGGCACAAGGTCATGCTGCATGGCTGCACGATTGGCGATAACAGCTTGATCGGCATGGGAGCTACGGTGCTGAACGGCGCGCGCGTCGGCAAGGACTGCCTGATCGGGGCCGGGGCCCTGATCACCGAGGGCAAGCAGATCCCGGACGGGTCGCTGGTTATGGGTGTGCCGGGCAAGGTGGTGCGTGCACTTGACGAACAGGCGATACAGGGGCTGCGCGCCTCGGCCCTGCATTATCAGGACAACATGCGCCGCTTCCGCGACACGATGGTTGAGGTCACAGGCTGA
- a CDS encoding aminotransferase class I/II-fold pyridoxal phosphate-dependent enzyme codes for MSNTKGSLVRPTPLPDSASRPVVTPLSPSVVYASDTPDMLDAQYDGDLHGYTYSREGHPNADVVAQAIDRMEGAPHMGVLTSSGMGAVSAVLLGLLKAGDHVIGGNQLYGRSLRMMSEDMPRLGIQTSMVDPGDVDAVRAALRPETRMILVEVVSNPTLRVADVLGLSALAKDAGVLLVIDNTFTTPRAFKAFDHGADIVIHSLTKLLSGHSDVMLGYVAARDEAINTRLRVFTVTAGMTPSPFDCWLAERGLLSFDLRYDRAQATAAVLAEHLSTLPGVVRVIYPARHDHPDHTRAEALLKGQYCNMVSFEIDGGRDAANAFARGGEGLSFAPTLGDVGTTISHPASSSHRALTAERRAELGMSEGFFRISVGLEDPEALCAVFTDALKAALA; via the coding sequence ATCTCGAACACCAAGGGGTCGCTTGTGCGGCCCACACCTTTGCCGGACAGCGCATCGCGCCCCGTGGTCACACCTCTAAGCCCGTCCGTGGTCTATGCCTCTGACACGCCGGACATGCTGGACGCGCAGTATGATGGCGACTTGCATGGCTATACCTACAGCCGCGAAGGGCATCCGAATGCGGATGTCGTGGCGCAAGCCATCGACCGGATGGAGGGCGCGCCGCATATGGGGGTGCTGACCTCGTCGGGCATGGGGGCCGTGTCCGCGGTTCTGCTGGGTCTGTTGAAGGCCGGGGACCATGTGATTGGCGGCAATCAACTGTATGGTCGGTCGCTGCGCATGATGTCGGAGGATATGCCACGGTTGGGCATTCAGACTTCGATGGTTGATCCCGGCGATGTGGATGCGGTGCGGGCTGCGCTGCGCCCCGAGACAAGGATGATCCTGGTCGAGGTTGTATCCAACCCGACCCTGCGGGTGGCCGATGTGCTGGGCCTGTCGGCGCTTGCCAAGGACGCGGGCGTGCTGCTGGTCATCGACAACACCTTCACCACCCCACGTGCGTTCAAGGCGTTCGATCATGGCGCGGATATCGTGATCCATTCCCTGACAAAGCTGTTGTCGGGGCATTCCGACGTCATGTTGGGATATGTCGCGGCCCGGGATGAAGCGATCAACACCCGTTTGCGCGTCTTCACCGTGACCGCAGGCATGACACCCAGCCCGTTTGATTGCTGGCTGGCCGAGCGCGGATTGCTGAGCTTTGATCTACGCTATGACCGGGCGCAGGCTACGGCTGCCGTGCTCGCTGAGCACTTGTCGACGTTGCCGGGCGTGGTGCGGGTCATCTACCCGGCACGCCATGACCATCCCGATCACACACGCGCCGAGGCGCTGCTGAAGGGCCAGTATTGCAACATGGTCAGCTTCGAAATCGACGGCGGGCGCGATGCCGCGAACGCGTTTGCGCGGGGGGGCGAGGGACTAAGCTTTGCTCCGACCCTGGGCGATGTGGGTACCACGATATCGCATCCCGCGTCGTCATCGCACCGTGCCTTGACGGCGGAAAGACGGGCCGAATTGGGGATGTCCGAAGGGTTCTTCCGCATCTCAGTCGGACTTGAGGACCCAGAGGCCCTGTGCGCCGTATTCACCGACGCCCTAAAGGCCGCGCTGGCGTAA
- a CDS encoding ATP-binding protein, translating into MGNDALDALLAAFPLPTLAIDSTERIVAANTEALTLIGQQALERNYVTMLRQPALLDAVEATLLDGRPRQTRYLGNDGAQDTTFRVSVRAVPGVGRNTAGAALLVFEDITHVEQASQMRRDFVANVSHELRTPLTALMGFIETLRGPARNDPAAAERFLNIMQDEAERMNRLVGDLMSLNRVEGDERVRPTEAVILNDILDSTLRTLRSLAGEAGVDLDPQFGDKTVHLIADPDQLKQVFTNLIENAIKYGGSGGRVTVRVSTSPREAALRAPGVRVQIVDYGPGIDPVHLPRITERFYRADDHRSRALGGTGLGLAIVKHIINRHRGRLRVESTLGQGATFTVILPMHENLA; encoded by the coding sequence ATGGGCAATGACGCGCTTGATGCTTTGCTGGCGGCCTTTCCCTTGCCGACCCTTGCCATCGACAGTACAGAACGCATCGTCGCCGCTAATACCGAGGCGCTGACCCTGATCGGGCAGCAAGCGCTTGAGCGCAATTATGTGACCATGCTGCGCCAACCGGCCTTGCTGGACGCTGTCGAGGCGACGTTGCTGGACGGTCGCCCGCGCCAGACCCGATATCTGGGCAATGATGGTGCGCAGGACACCACGTTCCGGGTCAGCGTGCGGGCGGTGCCCGGTGTCGGGCGCAACACGGCGGGAGCTGCCTTGCTTGTGTTCGAAGACATCACGCATGTGGAGCAGGCAAGCCAGATGCGCCGCGACTTTGTCGCCAATGTCAGCCACGAGTTGCGCACGCCCCTGACGGCCCTGATGGGTTTCATCGAAACATTGCGCGGTCCCGCCCGCAACGACCCCGCCGCAGCGGAACGATTTCTGAACATCATGCAGGACGAGGCCGAGCGGATGAACCGCCTGGTGGGCGATCTGATGTCACTGAACCGGGTTGAGGGCGATGAACGGGTGCGGCCGACCGAGGCGGTCATCCTGAACGATATCCTGGATTCGACGTTGCGCACGCTGCGCTCTCTGGCGGGCGAGGCCGGGGTGGACCTGGACCCTCAGTTCGGGGACAAGACCGTGCACCTGATCGCCGACCCGGACCAGTTGAAGCAGGTTTTTACCAACCTGATCGAAAACGCCATCAAATATGGCGGATCGGGTGGTCGCGTGACCGTACGCGTCAGCACCAGCCCGCGCGAGGCGGCATTGCGCGCACCCGGTGTCCGGGTGCAGATTGTCGACTATGGCCCCGGCATTGATCCGGTTCACCTGCCGCGCATCACCGAACGGTTTTATCGCGCCGATGATCACCGCAGTCGCGCACTTGGCGGCACCGGCCTGGGCCTTGCCATCGTCAAGCACATCATCAACCGGCACCGCGGCCGGTTGCGCGTCGAAAGTACGCTGGGGCAGGGCGCGACATTCACCGTCATCCTGCCCATGCACGAGAATCTGGCCTGA
- a CDS encoding substrate-binding domain-containing protein, whose protein sequence is MSFVKLTTSALALSAMAATAAVARDQVQIAGSSTVLPYASIVAEAFGENFDFPTPVVESGGSSAGLKRFCQGVGTEHTDIANASRAIRDKEIKACAENGVTDIIEVRIGYDGIVFASQIDGPAYTAFTQSDIFNALAPKVMVDGKLVDNPHTKWSDFNADLPADEILAFIPGTKHGTREVFEEKVIAAGCEATGAMAAMIEGGMSEDDAEDACLAVRTDGRSVDIDGDYTETLASIDANTNAIGVFGLSFYENNTDKLKVATMAGVEPTTETIAAGDYPVSRPLYFYIKKAHIGVVPGLKEYAEFFVADAVAGPDGPLAAYGLVSDPELADTQKMIADEETMGGNS, encoded by the coding sequence ATGTCCTTTGTGAAACTCACCACATCGGCGCTGGCCCTTTCGGCCATGGCTGCAACTGCCGCTGTGGCCCGGGACCAGGTGCAAATCGCCGGTTCGTCCACCGTTCTGCCTTATGCGTCGATCGTTGCCGAAGCTTTTGGCGAAAACTTTGACTTCCCGACACCGGTCGTGGAATCGGGCGGCTCCTCGGCCGGCCTCAAGCGTTTTTGCCAAGGCGTGGGCACGGAACACACGGACATCGCCAATGCTTCGCGAGCGATCCGTGACAAAGAAATCAAGGCCTGTGCCGAAAATGGCGTGACGGACATCATCGAAGTGCGCATCGGTTACGATGGCATCGTGTTCGCCAGCCAGATTGATGGTCCTGCCTACACTGCGTTCACTCAGTCCGACATCTTCAACGCCCTGGCGCCCAAAGTCATGGTTGATGGCAAGCTGGTCGACAACCCGCACACCAAATGGTCCGACTTCAACGCCGACCTGCCAGCAGACGAAATCCTGGCCTTCATCCCCGGCACCAAGCACGGCACCCGTGAAGTGTTCGAAGAGAAGGTGATCGCGGCAGGCTGTGAAGCCACAGGCGCGATGGCAGCGATGATCGAAGGCGGCATGTCCGAGGACGACGCCGAAGACGCATGCCTGGCCGTGCGTACAGATGGCCGTTCCGTGGACATCGACGGCGACTACACCGAAACACTGGCATCCATCGACGCCAACACAAACGCCATCGGCGTGTTCGGTCTGTCCTTCTACGAAAACAACACCGACAAGCTGAAAGTGGCAACAATGGCCGGTGTTGAGCCCACAACGGAAACCATCGCCGCAGGCGATTACCCCGTGTCGCGTCCGCTGTACTTCTACATCAAGAAAGCCCACATCGGTGTGGTGCCTGGCTTGAAAGAGTACGCAGAGTTCTTTGTTGCTGATGCGGTTGCAGGCCCCGACGGCCCGCTGGCGGCCTATGGTCTGGTGTCCGATCCTGAGCTGGCCGACACGCAGAAAATGATTGCCGACGAAGAGACAATGGGCGGCAACTCGTAA
- the pstC gene encoding phosphate ABC transporter permease subunit PstC: protein MPVLWLTLIVIAISAAGFVMGRRRAMASADGNIRDLHSLPIYYGSNAFLKAVVPAFGVMIVWLLAQPLFIDNRISQMIPDSEIAEGSNLGLVMSEVRRTADGIQNAVDAGVLDEEMAQNARTDFTDMTQRLRDAGQIVTNQITQPVLNAAQAYRAMSQTSNLLMTIVVLLVTLAGAAWGVMESAKAFRARNTVEQGILALLIAAASVAILTTVGIVLSLIFNTIEFFRLYPAADFFFLLEWAPSFSGRGGASSLGILPLLWGTIYISLVALLVAVPIGLFAAIYLSEYASPRVRSIAKPLLEILAGIPTIVYGLFALLTIGPILLTVFGNDGLGWMQGQRAVMTAGLAMGIMLIPFVSSLSDDIINAVPQAMRDGSYGLGATKSETIKQVVLPAALPGIVGAVLLAASRAIGETMIVVLGAGAAARLSLNPFEAMTTVTAKIVSQLTGDSDFASPEALVAFALGMTLFIMTLGLNVFALYIVRKYREQYE from the coding sequence ATGCCTGTACTCTGGCTCACGCTGATCGTGATCGCGATCTCGGCTGCCGGGTTTGTCATGGGGCGCAGACGCGCCATGGCGAGCGCGGATGGCAATATCCGCGATCTGCATTCCCTGCCGATCTACTATGGATCGAACGCTTTTCTGAAGGCTGTTGTTCCGGCATTCGGTGTCATGATCGTGTGGCTGCTGGCGCAGCCCTTGTTCATCGACAACCGTATCTCGCAGATGATCCCCGACAGTGAAATCGCCGAAGGCTCCAACCTTGGGCTGGTGATGTCCGAAGTGCGGCGTACCGCGGACGGTATTCAAAATGCGGTCGACGCGGGTGTGCTGGACGAAGAGATGGCGCAGAACGCGCGCACGGATTTCACCGACATGACGCAGCGCCTGCGCGATGCGGGCCAGATCGTGACCAACCAGATCACGCAACCCGTGTTGAACGCCGCGCAAGCCTATCGCGCGATGTCCCAGACATCGAACCTGTTGATGACGATTGTCGTCCTTTTGGTCACCCTGGCGGGGGCCGCGTGGGGTGTGATGGAAAGCGCCAAGGCGTTCCGCGCGCGCAACACGGTCGAGCAGGGCATTCTGGCGCTCCTGATTGCGGCAGCTTCCGTTGCGATCCTGACGACGGTCGGCATTGTCCTATCACTTATCTTCAACACGATCGAGTTTTTCCGTCTCTACCCGGCCGCCGATTTCTTCTTCCTTCTTGAATGGGCGCCCAGCTTTTCCGGCCGGGGCGGCGCATCGAGCCTGGGTATCCTGCCGCTGCTCTGGGGTACGATCTATATTTCCTTGGTGGCCTTGCTGGTGGCTGTGCCCATCGGCCTCTTCGCCGCGATCTATCTGTCCGAATACGCGTCACCCCGGGTGCGCAGCATTGCCAAGCCGCTGCTTGAGATCCTTGCCGGTATCCCGACCATCGTCTACGGCCTGTTTGCCTTGTTGACCATCGGCCCAATCCTGTTGACGGTGTTTGGCAATGATGGCCTGGGCTGGATGCAGGGCCAGCGGGCCGTCATGACAGCTGGCCTGGCCATGGGCATCATGCTGATCCCCTTTGTCAGTTCGTTAAGCGACGACATCATCAACGCTGTACCACAAGCGATGCGCGACGGCTCTTACGGGCTGGGTGCGACGAAATCCGAAACCATCAAACAGGTCGTGCTGCCCGCCGCCTTGCCCGGCATTGTGGGTGCGGTCCTGCTGGCCGCCAGCCGCGCCATTGGCGAGACAATGATCGTGGTGCTTGGGGCCGGGGCCGCTGCACGGCTGAGCCTGAACCCGTTCGAGGCCATGACAACAGTGACAGCCAAGATCGTGAGCCAGTTGACGGGCGACAGCGACTTTGCCTCGCCCGAAGCGCTGGTGGCCTTTGCCCTTGGCATGACGCTGTTCATCATGACCCTCGGGCTGAATGTCTTTGCCCTCTACATCGTGCGCAAATATCGGGAGCAATATGAGTAA
- the pstA gene encoding phosphate ABC transporter permease PstA — MTDASLNSPDAARPTKSLTHEDARTKKRNASERRFRMYGVAAIATGLFFLVALLTAILTAGLPAFKQAVVEVPFVLTQEEYDEAEKALLKTGIYTGYFITSLSNSMDAAGVQIEFDEDAVDRLLGKVGGELRSFYRENEDQLGEPIGFELAASSRVDRYLKGTFTRDDLQEGNRFFMPEDFDLIDAMREAGLVKQVFNLNFITGVDTGVDNPGGAGIGASVLGSFFMMLVVLVLSLPIGVAASIYLEEFAPKNRFTDFVEVNIANLAAVPSIVFGILGLAVFIQFMHLPQSAPLVGGLVLTLMTLPTIIISTRASLKSVPPSIRDAALGVGASKMQAVFHHVLPLAAPGILTGTIIGLAQALGETAPLLLIGMVGFVARYPDTFIEGFFEPNSAVPAQIYNWAARSDAVFTEKAWGGIIILLLFLITMNTIAVILRRRFERRW; from the coding sequence ATGACTGACGCAAGCCTGAACTCCCCCGACGCCGCGCGGCCCACAAAGTCGCTGACGCACGAAGATGCGCGCACCAAGAAGCGCAACGCATCCGAACGCAGGTTCCGCATGTACGGTGTCGCAGCCATTGCAACCGGCCTGTTCTTTCTGGTGGCGCTGCTGACGGCGATCCTGACAGCGGGCCTGCCTGCCTTCAAACAGGCGGTGGTCGAGGTGCCGTTTGTACTGACGCAGGAAGAATATGACGAAGCAGAAAAGGCGCTTCTGAAAACTGGCATCTATACCGGGTACTTTATCACGTCGCTGTCGAACAGCATGGACGCAGCCGGGGTTCAGATCGAGTTTGACGAAGACGCGGTTGATCGCCTGTTGGGCAAAGTGGGCGGTGAATTGCGGTCCTTTTACCGTGAAAACGAAGATCAGCTGGGCGAGCCCATCGGCTTTGAACTTGCTGCGTCGTCCCGTGTCGACCGCTACCTGAAAGGCACCTTCACGCGCGATGATCTGCAAGAAGGCAACCGCTTTTTCATGCCCGAGGACTTTGACCTGATCGACGCAATGCGCGAGGCCGGGTTGGTCAAGCAGGTGTTCAACTTGAACTTTATCACGGGTGTGGACACAGGCGTGGACAACCCCGGCGGGGCCGGGATCGGCGCGTCGGTCCTTGGCTCGTTCTTCATGATGCTGGTGGTGCTGGTACTGAGCCTGCCGATTGGCGTCGCTGCCTCGATCTACCTTGAGGAATTTGCGCCCAAGAACCGCTTCACCGACTTTGTTGAGGTGAATATCGCCAACCTTGCCGCTGTGCCGTCCATCGTGTTCGGTATCCTCGGCCTGGCTGTGTTCATTCAGTTCATGCACTTGCCGCAATCGGCACCTCTGGTGGGCGGTTTGGTGCTAACGCTGATGACATTGCCGACGATCATCATCTCGACCCGCGCGTCGCTGAAATCGGTGCCGCCATCCATTCGAGATGCAGCGCTTGGGGTAGGGGCCTCGAAAATGCAGGCGGTGTTCCACCATGTGCTGCCACTGGCCGCGCCGGGCATCTTGACGGGCACAATCATTGGCCTGGCGCAGGCGTTGGGTGAAACCGCACCGCTGCTGCTGATCGGGATGGTCGGCTTTGTGGCGCGCTACCCCGACACCTTCATCGAAGGGTTCTTCGAACCGAACTCGGCGGTGCCCGCGCAAATCTACAACTGGGCTGCGCGTTCCGACGCAGTCTTTACCGAAAAAGCATGGGGCGGCATCATCATCCTGCTGTTGTTCCTGATCACAATGAACACCATCGCCGTTATTCTGCGGCGCCGGTTCGAACGCCGCTGGTAG
- the pstB gene encoding phosphate ABC transporter ATP-binding protein PstB, which yields MNDMRIVERDVETNDVKIAAKGVQVYYEDNHAIKDVDVEIEDKTVTAFIGPSGCGKSTFLRCINRMNDTIDVARMEGNILIDGEDIYDARVDPVQLRAKVGMVFQKPNPFPKSIYDNVAYGPRIHGLARNKAELDEIVERSLRRGAIWEEVKDRLDAPGTGLSGGQQQRLCIARAVATEPEVLLMDEPCSALDPIATAQVEELIDELRQSYSVVIVTHSMQQAARVSQKTAFFHLGNLVEYGETGQIFTNPEDPRTESYITGRIG from the coding sequence ATGAACGACATGAGAATTGTGGAGAGAGACGTGGAGACAAACGACGTCAAGATCGCGGCCAAGGGTGTGCAGGTCTATTACGAGGACAATCACGCGATCAAGGACGTGGATGTCGAGATCGAAGACAAGACGGTGACCGCGTTCATCGGTCCATCGGGCTGCGGCAAGTCGACTTTTCTGCGGTGTATCAACCGGATGAACGACACAATTGATGTTGCCCGGATGGAAGGCAACATTCTGATTGACGGCGAAGACATCTATGACGCACGCGTCGACCCGGTGCAGTTGCGCGCGAAAGTCGGTATGGTGTTTCAAAAGCCGAACCCGTTTCCCAAGTCGATCTATGACAACGTGGCATACGGTCCCCGCATCCACGGCCTTGCCAGAAACAAGGCGGAACTGGATGAGATCGTTGAACGGTCGCTGCGGCGCGGCGCCATCTGGGAAGAGGTCAAGGACCGTCTGGATGCGCCGGGCACTGGTCTTTCGGGGGGTCAACAGCAACGCCTTTGCATCGCCCGTGCGGTTGCGACCGAACCCGAAGTCCTGCTGATGGACGAACCCTGTTCCGCGCTTGACCCGATCGCCACGGCCCAGGTCGAAGAGTTGATTGACGAGCTGCGCCAAAGCTATTCTGTGGTGATTGTCACGCACTCGATGCAACAGGCCGCACGCGTCAGCCAAAAGACAGCATTCTTCCACCTTGGCAACTTGGTGGAATACGGCGAGACCGGCCAGATCTTTACGAATCCAGAAGACCCGCGCACCGAAAGCTACATCACTGGCCGTATCGGCTAA
- the phoU gene encoding phosphate signaling complex protein PhoU yields MNDQHIASAFDRDLEAIQAQIMKMGGLVENAILEAAISLETRDEERAERVRNGDKAIDALEEVINEEAARVIALRAPTAVDLRLVLSVIKVSANLERIGDYAKNLAKRTSVLSQMAPVNDSAGALRRMAKEVERMLKDALDAYVARDAELAQDVIDRDTDVDQMYNALFREFLTFMMEDPRNITACMHLHFIAKNVERMGDHVTSIAEQVVYLVTGSTPEENRQKADKTSVQA; encoded by the coding sequence ATGAACGACCAACACATCGCGTCGGCCTTTGACCGGGACCTTGAGGCGATCCAGGCCCAGATCATGAAAATGGGCGGCCTTGTCGAAAACGCTATCCTCGAAGCGGCGATCAGCCTGGAGACGCGCGACGAAGAGCGCGCCGAGCGGGTGCGCAACGGTGACAAAGCCATCGATGCGCTGGAAGAGGTGATCAACGAAGAAGCCGCGCGTGTCATTGCGTTGCGTGCGCCCACTGCCGTCGATTTGCGCCTGGTATTGTCCGTGATCAAGGTGAGCGCCAACTTGGAACGCATTGGAGATTATGCAAAAAACCTTGCGAAGCGGACCAGCGTCCTGTCACAGATGGCGCCCGTGAACGACAGTGCAGGGGCCCTGCGGCGGATGGCCAAGGAAGTCGAGCGCATGCTCAAGGACGCGCTGGATGCTTATGTGGCGCGGGATGCGGAATTGGCGCAGGACGTGATCGACCGCGACACCGATGTCGACCAGATGTACAATGCGCTGTTTCGAGAGTTTCTGACCTTCATGATGGAAGATCCGCGCAACATCACAGCCTGTATGCACCTGCATTTCATTGCCAAGAATGTCGAGCGGATGGGCGATCACGTGACGTCGATCGCGGAACAGGTCGTGTACCTCGTGACGGGGTCAACACCCGAAGAGAACCGCCAGAAGGCGGACAAAACCTCGGTTCAAGCCTAG
- the phoB gene encoding phosphate regulon transcriptional regulator PhoB yields MSADQPRVLVVEDEPAQREVLAYNLEAEGFAVSRAQNGEEALLLVDEDVPDIIVLDWMMPNLSGIEVCRRLKIRPETRSIPVIMLSARSEEVDKVRGLETGADDYVVKPYSVIELMARVRSQLRRVRPATVGQRLEFDDIVLDSESHKVTRGRDELKLGPTEFRLLSTFMEKPGRVWSREQLLDRVWGRDIYVDTRTVDVHIGRLRKALTVFGGADPVRTVRGAGYALG; encoded by the coding sequence ATGTCCGCCGATCAGCCCCGTGTTCTGGTTGTCGAAGACGAACCCGCACAGCGAGAAGTCCTGGCCTACAATCTTGAGGCCGAAGGCTTTGCCGTCAGCCGTGCACAAAACGGCGAAGAGGCGTTGCTTCTTGTTGATGAGGATGTGCCGGACATCATTGTCCTGGATTGGATGATGCCGAACCTCAGCGGCATTGAAGTGTGCCGCAGGCTCAAGATCAGGCCCGAGACACGCAGCATACCGGTGATCATGCTGTCCGCGCGGTCCGAGGAAGTCGACAAGGTGCGCGGCCTTGAAACCGGTGCGGACGACTATGTTGTGAAACCGTATTCGGTGATCGAATTGATGGCCCGTGTGCGCAGCCAGTTGCGGCGTGTGCGTCCGGCGACGGTTGGTCAGCGGTTGGAATTCGACGACATCGTCCTTGATTCAGAAAGCCACAAGGTGACCCGTGGCCGGGACGAGTTGAAACTGGGCCCGACGGAATTTCGGTTACTGAGCACGTTCATGGAAAAGCCCGGACGCGTCTGGAGCCGAGAGCAGTTGCTGGATCGGGTGTGGGGCCGCGACATCTATGTGGATACCCGGACAGTAGACGTGCACATCGGGCGTCTGCGAAAAGCGTTGACTGTGTTTGGCGGCGCGGACCCGGTGCGGACAGTGCGTGGTGCGGGTTACGCGCTTGGGTGA
- a CDS encoding SDR family oxidoreductase gives MDIQNKIVVVTGAAAGIGRALCLAFANQGAKAVICADLDLGGAQETSLLVNGLAFQVDVSNEMQIRNLIETVEADIGPIDLFCSNAGVLVEGGVEAPDDAWQRLWDINVMAHVWAARHLVPSMRARGGGYLLNTASAAGLLNQIGSAPYGVTKHAAVGLAEWLAITHGDAGIKVSVLCPQAVRTAMTEGHEDHVAAIDGMLEPEDAAQACIDAIREEAFLVLPHANVRKYMQMKTGDYDRWIAGMQKLNRAYSG, from the coding sequence ATGGACATCCAGAACAAGATCGTTGTCGTCACTGGCGCCGCTGCCGGCATCGGGCGCGCGCTTTGTCTCGCGTTTGCAAACCAAGGTGCGAAAGCGGTCATTTGTGCGGATCTGGATCTTGGTGGTGCCCAGGAAACATCGCTATTGGTCAACGGCTTGGCTTTCCAAGTTGATGTTTCGAACGAGATGCAAATCAGAAATTTGATCGAAACGGTCGAAGCCGACATCGGGCCTATCGACCTGTTTTGTTCGAATGCCGGTGTTCTTGTTGAAGGTGGTGTTGAGGCACCGGACGACGCTTGGCAACGGCTGTGGGACATCAACGTCATGGCGCATGTCTGGGCGGCGCGGCATCTGGTGCCTTCGATGCGCGCGCGTGGTGGCGGGTATCTCCTGAATACCGCTTCTGCGGCGGGTTTGCTGAACCAGATCGGATCGGCGCCCTATGGTGTCACGAAACATGCCGCGGTCGGCCTGGCCGAATGGCTGGCCATAACTCATGGTGATGCGGGAATAAAAGTGTCGGTGCTCTGCCCCCAAGCGGTGCGTACCGCCATGACCGAAGGTCACGAGGATCATGTCGCGGCCATTGACGGGATGCTGGAACCCGAGGATGCAGCCCAGGCCTGCATCGACGCCATTCGCGAGGAAGCATTCCTTGTTCTGCCCCATGCAAATGTCCGCAAGTACATGCAGATGAAAACCGGCGATTACGACCGTTGGATCGCGGGCATGCAGAAACTGAACCGGGCCTATTCCGGCTGA
- a CDS encoding acyl-CoA thioesterase II → MTDAHQTLLDLLAVERLEVDMFRGTGQGGETPTRIFGGQVIGQALAAAYRTVEDRLCHSLHAYFIRPGDPSIPVIYQVDRARDGGSFTTRRVVAIQHGRQILNMSASFHADEEGWSHQHPMPEVEGPDTLSDRTELREAVVDKIPRQFHEEFLRPRPIDIREVAPRDFFTPEPMEDRSHLWFRMKAAKGISAQLQHCLLAYASDLNLLGTALRPHGQTWFTGRVMAASLDHAMWFHAPAAFCDWHLYAMDSPWSGKGRGFNRGMIYDKDGTLVASVAQEGLIRPITPKSQPE, encoded by the coding sequence ATGACAGATGCACATCAAACCTTGCTGGACCTGCTGGCTGTTGAACGGCTCGAGGTTGATATGTTTCGTGGCACAGGGCAGGGGGGCGAGACGCCCACGCGCATCTTTGGGGGACAAGTTATTGGCCAGGCTCTGGCCGCTGCATACCGCACGGTCGAAGACCGTTTATGCCACAGTTTGCACGCCTATTTCATTCGACCGGGCGATCCGTCCATCCCGGTGATTTACCAGGTGGATCGCGCCCGCGACGGCGGCAGCTTTACCACGCGCCGTGTCGTGGCGATCCAGCATGGACGTCAAATCCTGAACATGTCGGCGTCCTTTCATGCGGATGAGGAAGGCTGGTCGCACCAACATCCGATGCCCGAGGTGGAGGGCCCGGACACTCTGAGCGACCGCACCGAACTGCGCGAAGCTGTGGTCGACAAGATCCCCCGACAGTTTCACGAGGAATTCCTGCGCCCGCGGCCCATAGACATCCGCGAGGTCGCCCCGCGTGATTTCTTTACCCCCGAGCCGATGGAGGACCGCAGCCACCTGTGGTTCCGGATGAAGGCCGCAAAAGGCATCAGCGCACAGCTGCAGCACTGCCTGCTGGCCTATGCTTCTGATCTCAACCTGCTGGGCACCGCGCTGAGGCCGCACGGTCAGACATGGTTCACGGGGCGGGTCATGGCAGCCAGCCTTGATCACGCCATGTGGTTTCACGCGCCCGCAGCCTTTTGCGACTGGCATCTCTACGCGATGGACAGCCCGTGGTCGGGCAAGGGCAGGGGCTTTAACCGGGGGATGATCTACGACAAGGACGGCACGCTGGTGGCGTCGGTCGCCCAAGAGGGTCTGATCCGCCCGATCACGCCGAAATCTCAGCCGGAATAG